The stretch of DNA AGGCTCGTTAGCGCGCAGCGTTCACTCAAGGCTTTTGTTTTTTCGTAATTTCTTGCATTCTCGATCGCAATAGCAAAGTGAGAGCAAAGAATATCGACAATCATTAGCTGAGATTTTTTATATGATCTTTTTTGAGTTGAAGCAAGCAAAAGAACTCCTGTTACTTGGCTATTGCGAACAATAGGGACACTTAATACGCTTTCCACATTCTCAGGCATATACCCTTTCACAATATGTTTCCATTCTTTTTCTGAGCTGTATAATGCTGATTTTTTCTGCTCCCATACTTGACCGCTGATACCTTCACTCTTTTTGAGCGGCTGTATGTTGAAGGATTTTCTTTCTCCTTTTTCAACTTGGCGAATGAGATGAAGCTCTTCATTATCAACAATGTCAAGAATATATGCATAATCAACAGGGAGCATTTCAGTCAACTTCTGAATAAATAAATCTAATACTTCATCCATATTAAGTCTTTCAGCAAGTTGATGACCGATATCTGTTGCTTTTTGTAGAAGCTCATTAATATTTTTACTAGCAGAATAAAGATTTAGTGTGATAGACAGACTAGCAAATGGGACACTAACAAAGATGACTGCTAAAAATCCAACTTCCTTATGTAGAATATAAAGGACTAAACCAATCGGTAATGACATAAAAGTTGTGATTGTCTCCCAAACAAAGTCTTTACCAAAAACTTCTCTTTTTCCTTTATATATACTATAGTTAATCACCGCTATGAATAAATGATTAAAAAAATAAGAGAGAACGGGATAAATGACATATAGCCAAAGTGATAGTCCTTCTTCGTAAAAACTAGCACCGGTATCCCCTACAATATAATAAAAGATCCCACCACTCAGTAAAGATACGAGAAAAAACATAATGGAGTTGAGAGGAATCCTATAAAATTGTTCCTTTGATAGTCGTATTCTTATAAAGAGCACAGCTAACGTCAATTGAGCAATTACAAGCTCTATAAACAAGCCAAAAGTTAAAAAAACGGCCCAAGAAACCCATTGTAACAAAAAGATCGGAGCACCATTAATGACCATTGGAGTTGCCGCTACAAAGAATGCTAGACATAAAAATAATAGAATGTCTACAATATCAAAAGAGATTTGAGGAGGATACATCCGATAAGTTAGCCATAAACCAGTTGGGAAAACTAATAGCCATAAAGCCCAAATTAATTTTTTCTTATTAGAGCTAACCATTTATTCTCCCCCCTCCAATGATCTTTCTAGGTCATTAGTAACATTAACATCTTATCAAATTTTCTATTTAATGTCACATATCATTTTTCTAAATATTTCGATATATAAGGTTTAACTTCAGATAAAAAGTATAGGGATCCAGTCACGATTAGAACTTCATCAGCCTTTACGGTACGAATGTTTTCTTCAAGTGTCATTGCCCAATTTTTATTATATTGCTTATTTTTATTCCTACTCAGATCAAATAGATTCTCAGCTCGTGCTGCTCTCGGATAATTAAATTCAACAAAAGTTATTTTATCAGCTATAGCATCTAATTTATTGATCATATTATCTAATTTTTTGTCCGATAAAGCTGTAAAAATAATGTTCTTTTTATTATCAGGATAGCGTTTTTCAAGCTCACTGACTAATGCCTCTATTCCTTCCTCATTATGGGCACCATCAATTATGACTAAAGGGGTATTTGACACGACTTCAAATCTGCCAGGCCAATATGCCTTTTTAAGACCTGAATATACATGCTCGTCCTCTATTAAAAAAGAATAGTACTTGTTTAAAATCTCAATAGCCATAACGGATAATGATGCATTTTCAGTCTGATGCTTTCCAAACATTGAAATTTCGAGATTCTCCCATTTCCTAAAAGGGGTTTGCTGCGTAAATCCCTCACCCGTATCTCTTGATACATGTTCATTAATCAAGAATTGGCTGCCAAGGGAATACATAGTCGCTTTCTTTTCAATTGCTATATTTTTTATAATTTGTAGTGCATCCCCTTGTTTAACAGCTGTAACGATACTAACACCCGGCTTAATGATCCCCGCTTTTTCAAAAGCAATGTCAGTATGGGTTTCTCCTAAGATGCCTGTATGGTCTAGGCCAATGCTAGTAATGATAGATAATATCGGTAATATAATATTCGTTGAATCAAATCTGCCGCCAAGTCCCACTTCAAAAAGGGCAATGTCAACAGGGTTCACGCGCCCAAAATATTGAAGAGCCATTGCCGTAATAATTTCAAATTCGGTCGGTCCTCCGAATTCGCTTTCTTCCAATTCTAAAGATAGTGGGTAGATGTCGTTAGCTAATCGAACAATCTCCTCGTCGCTAATTGGCATTCCATTTAAGGATATTCTTTCATTAAACTGTTCAAAATATGGGGATGTGAACGTCCCCACTACATAACCAGCCTCCTGAAGAATCGAGCGTAGATATGTAACTGTTGAGCCCTTCCCATTTGTACCACCAATATGAATAGATTTAATCCTTCTTTCTGGATGATCTAGCTTTTCCATCATCCATTCCATTCTTTTAAGTCCTGGTTTTACTCCAAGCCTTAACCTTGAGTGAATCCATGAAACAGCCTCTTCATATGTAGTAAACACAATAACTGCCCCCTATCGAAAAAAACATGAATATGTATTTTTTTACTTTTGATACTGTTTAAAGCAAAAATATGAACGGTATTATCGTCATTTCGCTCAGTATTCGATTATATCAGTCGCCTATTTACAATATATCGGTCAGTTTACGCCATTTATCAGCTACTAATAATGATTCTTTTAAAGCATGAGGAAGACGAATCCAAAGAACTGGATTCGTCTTCTAACTTTTTCAAAGTGCTTATTCACCTTTTAATTCTTTAATCCGAGCTTCAACAGCCGCTCTCTTCTCGCTGTAATCTTTTTCTTTTTCCTTCTCTTCCTCAATCACTTTTTCAGGAGCTTTCTTAATAAAGCCTTCATTGCTCAGCTTCTTTTGAACCCGTTCAACTTCATTATTAAGCTTTTCCCATTCCTTCTGCAGACGGGCAACCTCTTCTTCTATATTGATGAGCCCTTCTAATGGAAGGATGATCTCCACACCTGTAACAATGGATGTCATTGCTTTTTCAGGTGTTTCCGGATCCAGCGCAGCCGTTAATTCTTCTGGGTTACAGAAGCGTTCAATAAACTTAAGGTTTTTCTCTAATGTTGATAAAACATCCTGATCTTTTGCCTTCAAGATCATCTTTATTTTCTTGCTCATCGGAGTATTTACTTCTGCTCGGCTATTACGTACTGAGCGAATGATTTCAACTAAGAGCTTCATCTCATTGGAGGCTTGCTGATCAGTAAATTCTGCTTGAGCTTTCGGCCATTCGGCAATGGTAATAGACTCGCCAGAATGAGGAAGGTTTTGCCAAATCTCCTCTGTAATAAATGGCATGAATGGATGCAATAATCGCATCGTATTGTCTAATACGTAAGCCAGAATTGAACGGGTTGTTTTCTTAGCCGCTTCATCATCTCCATATAATGGAAGCTTCGCCATTTCGATATACCAATCACAGAAATCATCCCAAATAAAATTATATAGTACACGGCCAACTTCTCCGAATTCGTATCGGTCGGATAATCTTGTAACTGTTTCAATGGTTTCATTTAAACGAGTTAAGATCCATTTATCCGCAACAGATTTTTCGCCTGTTAAGTCGATCTCTTCGAATGTTAATCCATCCATATTCATTAATGCGAAACGAGAAGCATTCCAAATTTTGTTCGCAAAGTTCCATGTTGCCTCCACTTTGTCGATGCTAAAACGCAAGTCATGCCCTGGTGAGCTTCCTGTTGATAGGAAGTAGCGCAGTGAGTCTGCACCGTACTTATCTACTACATCCATTGGATCAACACCGTTGCCAAGGGATTTACTCATCTTTCTGCCCTCAGCATCACGAACAAGACCGTGAATTAAAACATCTTTAAATGGTCTTTGATCCGTAAATTCTAAACCTTGGAAAATCATACGAGATACCCAGAAGAAAATGATATCATAGCCTGTTACGAGGCAATCTGTTGGGTAATATCGTTTAAAGTCCGCAGATTCAGTATCTGGCCAGCCCATTGTTGAGAACGGCCATAACGCAGAACTAAACCATGTATCTAAAACGTCTTTGTCCTGTTCCCAGTTCTCGATATCTTCTGGTGCTTCATGAGCTACATATACCTCTCCAGTCTCTTTATGATACCAAGCTGGAATACGATGTCCCCACCAAAGCTGGCGTGAAATACACCAATCACGAATATTTTCCATCCAACGCATGTAAGTATTTTCAAATCGTTCTGGAACAAAGTTTACTTTTTCTTCTTTTGATTGGAGCTCAATCGCTTTATCAGCAAGCGGCTGCATTTTAACGAACCATTGTGTTGAAAGATACGGCTCTACCACTGCTCCGCTTCTCTCAGAATGTCCAACTGAATGCATATGCTCTTCAATTTTGAATAAAATACCTTGATCTTGTAAATCCTTAACGATTTGCTTACGGCATTCGAAGCGATCTAATCCAGTGTATTTATCAGCTTTATTATTCATGGTACCGTCTTCGTTCATGACAAGAACACGTTCAAGATTATGACGATTACCAATTTCAAAGTCATTTGGGTCATGTGCTGGCGTAATTTTTACCGCACCTGAACCGAATTCCATATCAACATAATCATCGCCGACAATTGGAATCTCGCGGCCCACAATTGGAAGAGTAACTGTTTTTCCAATTAAGTGCTTATAGCGGTCATCTTCCGGATGAACAGCTACAGCAGTATCTCCAAGCATTGTTTCTGGGCGAGTTGTTGCAATTTCAATATGTCCGGAGCCATCTGTAAGAGGATATTTCATATGATAAAATGCACCCTGTACATCTTTATGAATAACCTCAATATCAGAAAGAGCTGTCTTCGTAGACGGATCCCAGTTAATAATATATTCGCCTCGGTAAATTAGACCCTTCTTGTAAAGAGAAACAAATACTTCGCGAACAGCTTTTGATAATCCTTCATCTAGCGTAAAGCGCTCACGGCTATAATCAAGACCAAGTCCAATCTTAGACCATTGCTCACGAATATGACTTGCATATTCCTCTTTCCATTTCCAAGTTTCCTCAACAAATTTCTCACGGCCTAAATCATAGCGCGATTTTCCTTCACTGCGGAGCTTTTCCTCTACCTTTGCTTGGGTAGCAATTCCAGCATGGTCCATTCCTGGCAGCCATAGTACATCATAGCCTTGCATACGCTTCATACGCGTTAAAATATCCTGTAGGGTTGTATCCCATGCATGACCAAGATGAAGCCTTCCCGTAACATTCGGCGGTGGGATAACGATTGTATAAGGCTGTTTATTCTGATCATCCTTCGCCTCAAAAAACTTACCCTTTAGCCACCATTCATAACGTCCTTGTTCAATTGATTGTGGATCATACTTTGTAGGCATTGTTATTTCCTTCGTTTCCATCACATTTCATCCCCTTTACAAATAAAAAACTCCATTCGCCATAAAAGGACGAATGGAGTATGCTTCGCGGTACCACCTTTTTTTCAAACAGAAAGAAGAGCAGAATCTAGACAGTTGTCTAGCTCTAAAAAACGTCATTCCTGTTTGACTCTTAAATAGATAACGGATTTCCCGTCTTTCACTACACGATTTTGCAATCTTTCGCGAAAGAAGCTCAAGGGCGACCTTCCAACGGTTCTACTTAGAAAACCTTTCAGCTAATGGTTTTCCTCTCTAAAAGCAAATAGCCATTGTACTATTCCCTATCCTCGCTGATTATTTTTATTATCAATATATTACCTATAAATTAGGACTGTCGTCAATCATTATTCCTTTTTTATTTTCATTTTATACAACGATAATTAGCAGTGTTCCATATTTTATTTAATTTTATTCAAAGAGCTATCAGTAAATTTACAATGTAATTTGGATTATATATTGTATGGTAGGCACTAATAAAGGTTGTCCTACATAGAATAATTTGAGAAAAATTTCGAAAGAGGGCATGTTCCAATGAGAAGAAAGTATAATCCTTATGGTTTGCCACCGTGGCTAAGAACAATTAGGGGGGGATGCTCGCAATTTATTATTCCATTTTGCTGTTTTCAAGGAATAAGAGTGATTATTTTTCCAACAACATTTGATGTTTTGTTTCTTGCTATTCTGATATTAATTGCGGTAGCCTTTCGTTTTGAATGGCTATAAAAGCCCAAAATTCTATTTAATTTTGGGCTTCTTCTTTTGGTTGGACTTCTTCTTTTGGTTGGGCAGCTGCCTTTGCTTCTGCTTTTTGCCGCTCTATTTCTTCCATTCGCATCAAAACGTATTCAGTATTTTTAAGGAGCCAATATTGCTTCTGAAAATGTAACGTCGATTTCCTTTCTCCATTCCCATAACGGTTTTTAAAATACCTTTCTGCAGAACGCATAACAGCTCCTGGATGGGCAAAATAGCTTTGAAATAGGAGGAATTCATCCTCTTTAAATGGGGAAAATTTCAGATACGTATAAATCCATTCAATACATTCTTCTGATCTTTTTGGATAGGATTTCAATGTTCGTGAAAGGAATGGTAATATATCATGAATCGGCGAGCCTTGTTTGGCTCGTTCAAAATTTGAGAAATAACCATAACCCTTTTCATTATATAAAAAATGTTCAGTTGAGATTTTTCCGTGAACCGTTACAATACGCGCCTTTTCACTGTCCTTCGTCTTCTCATACCAATCTTTTAATTTTTTTATCGAGAAATTTAAAGCCTGATAGATATCATGATAAGAAAGTATATACGATAATTCAAAGGGAGACATATATTCCCTTTGCTCACAGGTCTCCAAAAATCCTTCTAAAAATTCCAGTTCCTTTTCCCATTCCTGCAATGTTTTTTCATAATGCTCCGTTCTCTCTTCTTTTTTGATTGTTATTTCCTTTGAAGATAAGGAATGAAGTCTGGCTAACTCACGAAAGAGCTGATGGTGGCGCTCATATCGGTTTTCTTTTTCTTCATTTGCTAGCCATGGCATGAGGTAATACATTTCATTTTCATGCAAAACAGCATATCGACCATCAACAGTTGGGAAAATCGGCACGATACGGTTATAGCCTTTTTGATATAAATCTTGAACATGCCGAATAAAATCACCGCCATGCTTGGGGTTGATTTTTTTCATGGCAAATATACCTTTATTTGTATAGATTTTTTGAACTAAGCCATATTCTTCAACAAAATGTGGTTCAAGGGCATATTGTTTTAAAATCGGATATACCCTATTTAATCGATTCTTTTCATACATAAGAATCACTCACTTTCATAGAAAAGCGGAAGCACCTTGGTCAGGCTAGACATTTCAAAAAGTAGAAACAAAATGGCCGGACAGGTTAATGTTTCCCTGCCCAGCCTGTTTTTATCGCAGATTAACGAGCAGTAAGACCCCCACAAGGTTGCGAGAGAATCAAAGAAACCTAAGTGGGGGATCAACTGCCCGTAAAGGCCGATAAAATGAACACAGACTAAAAGCGCCACATCGTGTGGCAACGTCTGCGTGACCCACTTCCTGTGGGCCGCAACTAACCATCAGTGGGGGATGAAAAAACCCCCACTGATGGAAGTTTCACTTTATCATTTTTGATGGGCTACGGTAACTGGAATATAGAGAACTTGCCCTTCATATATATCTTGATTTATTTCTATATGATTCACACTAAGTAGTCTTTGAACAGTAATATCGTATCTTTCGGCAATCGTATCGACTGTATCTCCATTCTGAACGATACATACTTTTAACTTTGCGATATTATCTTCCGTCTTCCGCGCAAAAAACTCCGTTAATGTCATGCTTTTCTTTTTGGAGAACATTTTCTTTTTTTTCGGGGCTGCCTCTTCTTTTTCTGCTGCTGCCATTTGTTCCTCTTGCTCAAAAAATTCTTCTTCTACCCATTCTTCATCTTGTTCAGCTGCATCCTCTAATGCCTCTACTTCCTGTTCAGGAATGTCCTCAGTTTCTGGCATTTTATAAATTTCTTCAGCAGTTGGTGTTGATTTTTTACTTCTTTGGGCAGTGAAGGAGACCTCTGGCTCTACTCTCACTTTTACCTCTTCTATTATCTCTTCTCGTATCTCATCTAAAATCTCTACTTTTATCTCACTTAAATCCCTTTTCTCTTTCTCGACTAATTCTGGTTGCTTTCTAGCTTCAGCTTCAAATGGAATATAAATATCTTCTTTTTCTTCAGGCAGCTCCTCTTCTACTATTTCTTTAGAAGGTCTTTCCATAGTTCCTGGATCTACTTCTGAAACAGCGACAGAAGATCGATTTATCGTCTCAAATTCTTCTTCCTTTTCAAATGATGGGGAACTCTGCTGATCACCATAAAGGCCAGAAATAGTTAAATTGGCTGTTAATTTCATGCAGCTTCTCTCAGGAAATACATAATCAAATGATTCAACAATAACATCAATTTCTTGAATGTTTTGGATCCTATTATTCGGAATCGTAATATCCACTGGGAAGTAATGTGTAAATTCGCAAACTCCCTCTTCTCTTTCTTCAACGTATTGGATAAATTTTGGGGCTTTAAATATTTCCTCATTTTCAACTGCCCCAGTGTAATACCGCTTATACTCGCCTGATAGCTGGAGAGCACCTTGGATCGTTACATATTGATCATTTTCCTGTATGAGAATATCTGGGTCTAGGGAAATCGTAATTAAATCATCTACTTCCTGTCCTTTTTGAAACCAGACGGACTCTTCTAAAGAAAATCGTAAACACGATTGGTTTCCTTGAGACAAAGCGACTCCTCCTTTCGTAACCTTCACGTTAAATCACTATGTCATTTACACTTTATGAGAAGGATTATTTTTTTATGATTGAAAAAGCAAGCACGCCATAAAAAAAAACACCCATCTAAAAAGATGAGTGTCTGTTCATTATCCTTTAAGCTTTGAAAAAGCAATATCTACTGCTTGTAGTGTTTTTTCAATATCCTCATCACTATGAGCAGTTGATAGGAATAGGCCTTCAAATTGAGAAGGTGGAAGAAATACACCTTGATTTGCCATTTCACGATAATAAGAAGCAAAATAATCTAAGTTTGACGTCTTAGCTGTTTCAAAATTAATAACATCTTCATTTGTGAAGAAGAATCCAATCATAGACCCAGCACGGTTAAATGTAAGAGGAATATCATACTTTTTGGCAGCTGCAGTAATACCTACCTCTAACATATCCCCTTTACGCTGGAATTCCTTATATGAATCTGGTGTTAATTGGCTTAATGTTTCATAGCCTGCAGTCATCGCTAATGGATTCCCTGATAGCGTTCCTGCCTGATAAATTGGCCCGCTCGGTGCAATTTGTTCCATAATTTCAGCTTTACCGCCGTATGCTCCAACCGGAAGTCCCCCGCCTATTACTTTTCCTAAACAAGTAATATCTGGTGTGACATTAAAATACCCTTGTGCACAATGATATCCAACACGGAAGCCTGTCATTACTTCATCAAAAATTAACAGCGCTCCATATTGAGTTGTAATCTCTCTCAAACCTTCTAAGAAACCTGGCTGTGGTGGGACAACACCCATGTTACCTGCAACTGGCTCTGCAATAATACATGCAATATCTTCTCCAAAGTGCTCAAAGGCATATTTAACACTTTCAAGATCATTATAAGGAACTGTAATCGTATTTTTAGCTACACTTTCTGGCACTCCAGGGCTATCTGGAAGTCCGAGAGTCGCAACACCTGATCCTGCCTTAATAAGCAGAGAATCGCCATGACCGTGATAACAGCCTTCAAATTTCAAAATTTTATTCCTTCCAGTATAACCGCGGGCAAGTCGTAAAGCACTCATTGTTGCTTCTGTTCCAGATGACACCATACGAATGATTTCAATGGATGGGACTCTTTCTATTACAAGCTTAGCCAATTCATTTTCTGTTACAGTTGGGGCGCCGAAGCTAGTCCCCATTTCAGCAACCTTCTTGATGGACTCAACAACACGATCATTGGAATGTCCCAAGATTAATGGGCCCCATGACAAAACATAATCAATATATTCATTTCCATCAATATCGTAAATTTTCGAGCCTTTTCCTCTTTCCATAAAAATTGGATTCATTTTTACCGATTTAAATGCTCGAACTGGTGAGTTCACTCCTCCAGGCATTAACGTACCAGCTTCTTTAAAAGCTTGAATAGATTTCTCATATGAGCGCATCTTCATCCCTCTTTTCCTTTTATTTTACTTTTTTATCCATCTAGCTGCATCTTTTGCATGATATGTAATGATTAAGTCACAGCCTGCTCGTTTCATTCCAGTCAACATTTCCATTACAATTCTTTCTTCATCGATCCAACCGTTCTCTGCAGCTGCTTTTACCATTGAATATTCTCCACTCACATTATAAATAACAAGCGGCAGATTTATATTATTTTTCACATCGCGAACGATATCAAGATAAGGCATTCCAGGCTTAACAATGATAAAGTCTGCACCCTCTATTAAATCAGACTCTGCTTCCCGTAATGCTTCCATCCGGTTTGCAGGATCCATTTGATAAGCTTTTCTATCTCCAAATTGCGGAGTACTATCAGCAGCATCCCGGAATGGACCATAGAAGGCTGAAGAATATTTCACCGCATAGGACATAATCGGTACATTTTCAAAGCCCGCCTCATCAAGTCCTGCACGAATGGCGGCAACGAATCCATCCATCATATTAGAAGGAGCAATAATATCTGCACCTGCTTTTGCTTGGCTAACAGCAGTCTGTACCAATAATTTAAGGGAAGGATCATTTAACACCTGTCCATTTTCGATTAAACCACAATGGCCATGACTTGTGTATTCACAGAGACAAGTATCAGCAATAACAATTATTTCAGGATACTTATCTTTAATAAGGCGCGTAGCTTCCTGTACAATTCCATGGTCATGATAAGCTTGCTGTCCACATTCGTCCTTTTCAAGTGGAATTCCGAAAAGAAGCACAGATTTAATGCCTAATGAAACAACCTCATCCATTTCCTCTTCAAGATGATCCAATGATAAATTATAGATTCCAGGCATAGAGGATATTTCTCTTTTAATATTATGGCCCTCAGCAACAAAAATTGGGTAAATGAAATCATCTATGCTTAAATGATTTTCACGGACTAATGCTCTCATGTTCTCACTTTGACGAAGTCTTCTATGACGCGTAAATTGGATATTCATATTGGATTCACTCCTTTGGTTATTTATCTTCCACTATTAAATACTCAATAATGCTTTTTATCATATGATCGACCGTATAAATTCGTGGTTCACAATGAATTTTGAACCCATACGATTCAATTCTTGCTTTTGTTACTGGACCAATACAGCTAATAATACATTCATCAAGCTTTTGTACAAGGTTATTTTCCCTAATAACCTTCATAAAATGATCAACTGTTGATGGACTTGTAAATGGCAAGATATCCAGATTATTAGCTGAAATTCTTTCAATTAATTGCTCTCTGCTTTCCTCAGGAAAAAAAGTCTCATATATGATTATTTCATCAACAAAAGCGCCCTTTTCCGTTAAAGTAGTACATATATAATCTCGAGCTAGATTCCCTTTAGGGATCAATATCTTTATTCCTGGTTCAATAAGTGACAAAAACTCTTTAACGAAGCCTTCAGCAACATATTCGTTTGGTATAAAATCTACGTTAAAACCTGCTTGCGTTAAGCAGCCTGCCGTCTTCCTGCCAATCGCTGCAATTCTCGGCAGCTTGCTTTTTCGAATATGATCACTAAACTCAAGGAATGTTTCTACAGTTATATCACTTGTAAAAATAATCCAATCATACAAATGCAACTGGTTTAATCTCTCAACAATTTCCTTTGTTTCCTTTAAAGGTTTGAAGGCTATGAGTGGGATTTCAACTGGTATTCCGCCATAGCTATTAACAAGATCAGAAAAGGATTTTGCCTGTTCCTTCCCTCTCGGTACTAATACTGTTTTTCCTTGTAGAGGGAGGGTCTGACGGGTCATTCGCCATCAAGCTCCTTTTTTACTTGATCAATTAATTTTTTTGCACCTTGCTGAATTAACAAATTAGCAGCTTCTTTTCCAAGCTCTTCAGGATTGCTACCTTTTACTTGTTCTGAATAAATAATTTTGCCATCAGGGGATCCGACTAAGCATGTTAAAACAATTTCATCTTGCTTATTGATCTCTGCAAACCCTGCAATAGGTACTTGGCAGCCTCCTTCCATTTCATGAAGGAATGACCGTTCAGCCCTTACAGTAGCATCTGTTTGTTTGCATGAGAATTTATTTAATAATTCTAGAAGCTCTCCGTCATTTCCTCGGCACTCGATTGATAGTGCCCCTTGACCAATTGCAGGTAAGCAAATATCTGGATCTAAAAACTCTGTTACTACATCTGTAGCCCAACCCAATCTTTTTAAACCAGCGGCAGCTAAAATGATTGCATCATATTCATCGGTTTCTAGTTTCGCTAGTCTTGTATCAATATTTCCTCTAATCCATTTAATCTCTAAGTCTGGACGGCGTGCTAATATTTGAGCCGCTCTTCGTAAGCTGCTTGTTCCAATAACAGATCCAGGCTTAAGCTCTGAAAAACGAATATGCCCTTTAGAAATGAGTGCATCTCTATGGTCTTCTCTTTCAGGAATACAGCCGATAACTAGTCCTTCTGGAAGCATAGCCGGCATGTCCTTCATACTATGGACAGCCATATCAATTTCTTTATCAAGCATTGCCTGTTCGATTTCCTTTACAAACAATCCCTTTCCACCAACCTTAGATAGCGTAACATCCAATATCTGATCACCTTTTGTAACGATTTCCTTTACCTCGAAATCAAAGGAAGGATCTATAGCTTTTAATTGATCAATAACCCAATTTGTTTGTGTTAATGCAAGTTTACTTCTGCGCGAACCAACAATAATTTTTCTCATGATAGCCTCCTAATTTTTCACATAAGCCATGATCTTGGCGACAGTGACAGATATAAAATCATCAATCAGTGGGTTCTAGCACCCTTTTCTACAATCACATTCAAAATACAATTGCTGCTTTAAGAATACCAAAAGTGGAAAGATGATAGTTTTCCAAAAAGAAAGAAATTAATTAAGACAATTAAAAAGGATGCAATATTCCATAAAGCTAATCGTTTACCTGCTAAACCTTTTCCTATTTTTAAATAGAGGAAAATGCCGTATACAACAAGAACAACGAAAGAGCCTAGAACCTTTGGATCGTACCAAATCATATTTGGAACCTTTATATAAGCCCATTGTGTACCAAGGATTAAGCTAATAATTAGCAAGGGAACACCTATTACATTTAGAACATAAGAAATGTTTTCTAGCTTAGATAAATCAGAAAGACGCAATAAACGAGTTCCCCATTTTTTCCTTTTTAATAAGTCATATTGGATTAAATATAATACTGAAACTACAAATGATAGAGAAAAAGCCCCGTAAGATAGAATGGCTACTGTAATATGTATAAGCAGCAGTTCTGAAATGAGCTTTTGTGCCATAACATGGGACTCATACTGAATAGGTGCGAAGGTATGGATCGCCATAATAATGAAGCCAAGCACATTTGTAAAAAAGACAATAAAATCTACCCGAA from Cytobacillus dafuensis encodes:
- the spoVID gene encoding stage VI sporulation protein D, whose translation is MSQGNQSCLRFSLEESVWFQKGQEVDDLITISLDPDILIQENDQYVTIQGALQLSGEYKRYYTGAVENEEIFKAPKFIQYVEEREEGVCEFTHYFPVDITIPNNRIQNIQEIDVIVESFDYVFPERSCMKLTANLTISGLYGDQQSSPSFEKEEEFETINRSSVAVSEVDPGTMERPSKEIVEEELPEEKEDIYIPFEAEARKQPELVEKEKRDLSEIKVEILDEIREEIIEEVKVRVEPEVSFTAQRSKKSTPTAEEIYKMPETEDIPEQEVEALEDAAEQDEEWVEEEFFEQEEQMAAAEKEEAAPKKKKMFSKKKSMTLTEFFARKTEDNIAKLKVCIVQNGDTVDTIAERYDITVQRLLSVNHIEINQDIYEGQVLYIPVTVAHQK
- the hemL gene encoding glutamate-1-semialdehyde 2,1-aminomutase, translated to MRSYEKSIQAFKEAGTLMPGGVNSPVRAFKSVKMNPIFMERGKGSKIYDIDGNEYIDYVLSWGPLILGHSNDRVVESIKKVAEMGTSFGAPTVTENELAKLVIERVPSIEIIRMVSSGTEATMSALRLARGYTGRNKILKFEGCYHGHGDSLLIKAGSGVATLGLPDSPGVPESVAKNTITVPYNDLESVKYAFEHFGEDIACIIAEPVAGNMGVVPPQPGFLEGLREITTQYGALLIFDEVMTGFRVGYHCAQGYFNVTPDITCLGKVIGGGLPVGAYGGKAEIMEQIAPSGPIYQAGTLSGNPLAMTAGYETLSQLTPDSYKEFQRKGDMLEVGITAAAKKYDIPLTFNRAGSMIGFFFTNEDVINFETAKTSNLDYFASYYREMANQGVFLPPSQFEGLFLSTAHSDEDIEKTLQAVDIAFSKLKG
- the hemB gene encoding porphobilinogen synthase; its protein translation is MNIQFTRHRRLRQSENMRALVRENHLSIDDFIYPIFVAEGHNIKREISSMPGIYNLSLDHLEEEMDEVVSLGIKSVLLFGIPLEKDECGQQAYHDHGIVQEATRLIKDKYPEIIVIADTCLCEYTSHGHCGLIENGQVLNDPSLKLLVQTAVSQAKAGADIIAPSNMMDGFVAAIRAGLDEAGFENVPIMSYAVKYSSAFYGPFRDAADSTPQFGDRKAYQMDPANRMEALREAESDLIEGADFIIVKPGMPYLDIVRDVKNNINLPLVIYNVSGEYSMVKAAAENGWIDEERIVMEMLTGMKRAGCDLIITYHAKDAARWIKK
- a CDS encoding uroporphyrinogen-III synthase, which encodes MTRQTLPLQGKTVLVPRGKEQAKSFSDLVNSYGGIPVEIPLIAFKPLKETKEIVERLNQLHLYDWIIFTSDITVETFLEFSDHIRKSKLPRIAAIGRKTAGCLTQAGFNVDFIPNEYVAEGFVKEFLSLIEPGIKILIPKGNLARDYICTTLTEKGAFVDEIIIYETFFPEESREQLIERISANNLDILPFTSPSTVDHFMKVIRENNLVQKLDECIISCIGPVTKARIESYGFKIHCEPRIYTVDHMIKSIIEYLIVEDK
- the hemC gene encoding hydroxymethylbilane synthase, whose protein sequence is MRKIIVGSRRSKLALTQTNWVIDQLKAIDPSFDFEVKEIVTKGDQILDVTLSKVGGKGLFVKEIEQAMLDKEIDMAVHSMKDMPAMLPEGLVIGCIPEREDHRDALISKGHIRFSELKPGSVIGTSSLRRAAQILARRPDLEIKWIRGNIDTRLAKLETDEYDAIILAAAGLKRLGWATDVVTEFLDPDICLPAIGQGALSIECRGNDGELLELLNKFSCKQTDATVRAERSFLHEMEGGCQVPIAGFAEINKQDEIVLTCLVGSPDGKIIYSEQVKGSNPEELGKEAANLLIQQGAKKLIDQVKKELDGE
- a CDS encoding cytochrome c biogenesis protein, with amino-acid sequence MFDIYMTRLHEVTVVLYALSVLLYFIDFLTSNRKANRIAFWLLAFVWVLQTMFLVLYMVKTGRFPVLTIFEGLYFYAWVLITLSLVINRVLRVDFIVFFTNVLGFIIMAIHTFAPIQYESHVMAQKLISELLLIHITVAILSYGAFSLSFVVSVLYLIQYDLLKRKKWGTRLLRLSDLSKLENISYVLNVIGVPLLIISLILGTQWAYIKVPNMIWYDPKVLGSFVVLVVYGIFLYLKIGKGLAGKRLALWNIASFLIVLINFFLFGKLSSFHFWYS